From a region of the Danaus plexippus chromosome 8, MEX_DaPlex, whole genome shotgun sequence genome:
- the LOC116774472 gene encoding protein cortex, with translation MDRTTFGRKTLNTQRSRMDRFVAPRTSFDESRRRRSWHATSNPEIVDTWFGKYIKQKKYTTYLDEAFELEQEVRVPYKEAWLRPWPCVPRKKNYLSSADSILDLPTYSYATFPELLDWSNDNILVAALGRNYHKWSWRSQSLISQGYTQNEIQCCKFDPRGELLVLGTDNKMVELHNNSLSKKIATHRCPCVDTIEHPCSVTAVAWSPTGNSFATGCSFGVLVSLSREAKLITWRRVVREAIQIVRVSPDARYVAISSVNSSFVLLLSWPTLEITSRLDSDWTIRTIAWHPWRSALLGVGAVTSDLQARIALWDAPTSKVRETTLSPKRHSLDAMLFSHRTGELVLSLWNSDRALLHPKTCSHLVVLSDPKTVVDQWGEGRSGLDRVRTMVFSPDGTKLATATSDEDLIIWNFLPEDKIKKNTNCKSFSAMPVYLDQATQGFSLR, from the exons ATGGATCGAACTACTTTCGGTAGAAAAACT tTAAATACACAGCGATCCCGGATGGACAGATTCGTGGCACCACGAACTTCCTTCGACGAATCCAGGCGACGTCGTTCTTGGCACGCCACATCCAACCCCGAGATCGTTGACACTTGG tttggtaaatatattaaacaaaagaaatacacAACTTACTTGGACGAGGCCTTCGAGCTAGAGCAAGAAGTTAGGGTTCCGTACAAGGAGGCGTGGCTGCGTCCGTGGCCATGTGTTCCGCGCAAGAAGAACTACTTATCATCAGCGGACAGCATTCTAGACTTACCCACATACAGTTACGCGACTT TTCCGGAACTCTTGGACTGGAGCAATGACAACATCCTGGTGGCCGCCTTAGGaagaaattatcataaatgGAGTTGGAGAAGCCAGAGTCTCATCAGTCAGGGCTACACGCAAAACGAAATACAGTGCTGCAAGTTTGATCCAAGAGGGGAACTTTTAGtt CTTGGTACGGACAATAAAATGGTCGAACTCCACAACAACTCTCTCAGCAAAAAAATCGCAACTCACCGATGTCCATGTGTCGATACCATTGAGCATCCGTGCTCCGTCACCGCAGTAGCCTGGAGCCCAACCGGCAATTCGTTTGCTAC AGGCTGTTCTTTTGGTGTGTTGGTTTCGCTATCACGAGAAGCGAAACTCATTACCTGGCGTCGAGTAGTTCGAGAAGCGATACAGATTGTGCGCGTATCACCAGATGCTCGTTACGTAGCCATATCCTCTGTTAATTCATCCTTCGTGCTGCTATTGTCCTGGCCGACATTGGAGATAACGTCAAGACTGGATTCCGATTGGACGATTAGG ACTATCGCCTGGCATCCTTGGAGGAGTGCGTTACTGGGTGTTGGAGCTGTAACTTCAGACCTTCAGGCGAGGATTGCGTTGTGGGATGCACCGACATCAAAAGTTCGCGAGACAACACTCAGTCCAAAACGCCACAGTCTAGATGCTATGTTGTTCAGTCACAGGACCGGTGAACTGGTTCTCAGTTTATGGAACTCTG ACCGTGCATTACTCCACCCGAAAACCTGCTCTCACCTGGTGGTGCTGAGCGATCCGAAAACTGTGGTGGACCAATGGGGAGAAGGCAGGAGCGGCTTGGACCGAGTTCGTACTATGGTGTTCAGTCCAGATGGAACTAAACTTG CTACAGCGACTTCAGACGAAGATTTGATAATTTGGAATTTCCTACCAGAagacaaaataaagaaaaacacaAACTGTAAAAGCTTCTCTGCGATGCCCGTGTACTTGGACCAGGCGACGCAAGGCTTCTCACTGCGATGA